In Camelus ferus isolate YT-003-E chromosome 10, BCGSAC_Cfer_1.0, whole genome shotgun sequence, the following proteins share a genomic window:
- the LOC102503882 gene encoding LOW QUALITY PROTEIN: olfactory receptor 8U9-like (The sequence of the model RefSeq protein was modified relative to this genomic sequence to represent the inferred CDS: inserted 1 base in 1 codon), which translates to MTQINCTQVTEFILAGLTDRQELKMPLFVLFLSIYLFTVVGNLGLILVIRMDVRLHTPMYFFLSNLAFVDFCYASVIAPKMLGNFLYQQNVISFNARAAQLGCFLACLTAECLLLASMAYDRYVAICKPLLYMAVMSPRNCIQLVAAPYSYSFLVXLFHTLLTFHLSYCHSNILNHFYCDDMPLLRLTCSDTHTKQLWIFVCAGIMFISSLLVVFVSYVYIISAILRMRSAEGRRKAFSTCSSHILAVTIFYGSLIFMYLQPSSHHSLDTDKMASVFYTVIVPMLNPLIYSLRNKEVKDALKKAIINGNQVFMFMKLRK; encoded by the exons ATGACCCAGATCAACTGCACGCAGGTGACAGAGTTCATTCTCGCGGGCCTCACGGATCGTCAGGAGTTGAAGATGCCCCTCTTTGTGCTCTTCTTATCCATCTACCTCTTCACAGTAGTAGGCAACCTGGGTCTGATCCTGGTCATTAGAATGGATGTGAGACTCCACACACCAATGTACTTCTTTCTTAGCAACCTGGCCTTTGTTGATTTCTGTTATGCTTCTGTCATCGCACCCAAGATGCTGGGGAACTTCTTGTACCAACAGAACGTGATCTCCTTCAATGCACGTGCTGCTCAATTAGGCTGTTTCCTGGCTTGCCTGACAGCTGAGTGTCTGCTCCTGGCTtccatggcctatgaccgctatgtggccattTGTAAACCTCTCCTCTATATGGCTGTGATGTCCCCAAGAAACTGCATCCAGCTTGTGGCTGCCCCCTACAGCTACAGCTTTTTGG GCCTGTTCCATACCCTCCTCACCTTTCACCTCTCCTATTGCCACTCCAACATCCTTAACCATTTCTACTGTGATGACATGCCTCTCCTCAGGCTGACGTGCTCAGACACTCACACCAAGCAGCTGTGGATCTTTGTCTGTGCTGGTATcatgttcatttcttccctcctggTTGTCTTTGTCTCCTACGTGTACATCATCTCTGCCATCCTGAGGATGCGCTCAGCTGAGGGGAGACGCAAGGCTTTCTCCACGTGTAGCTCCCACATACTGGCAGTCACCATATTCTACGGGTCCCTCATCTTCATGTACTTACAGCCAAGCTCTCACCATTCCCTGGACACAGACAAGATGGCCTCTGTCTTCTACACGGTGATCGTTCCCATGTTGAACCCTTTAATCTACAGCCTTAGGAACAAGGAGGTGAAGGATGCCTTGAAAAAAGCGATCATCAATGGAAACCAGGTTTTTATGTTCATGAAGTTAAGAAAGTga